A single genomic interval of Candidatus Bipolaricaulis anaerobius harbors:
- the uvrA gene encoding excinuclease ABC subunit UvrA encodes MDKLIIRGAREHNLKGIDVEIPRDRLVVITGISGSGKSSLAFDTIYAEGQRRYVESLSAYARQFLGLMQKPDVDFIEGLSPAIAIDQKSRSHNPRSTVGTVTEIHDYLRLLFARIGHPHCPQCGQPIERQTAQQITDQVMALPEGTAVQIMAPVIQGRKGEYKNLFDDLKREGFVRVRVDGALRTLYEQIELDRNKRHNVEIVLDRIKVTDKKRSRIGDSIETALRYGQGLAIVEVVGQGERLYSEHFACTTCGVSLPEIEPRLFSFNSPFGACPTCDGLGVRMVVDPDLVIDPRRSLREGGLLPWASTKSRWIAALLDGVCRAYAIDPNRPLGQLPPAKLHVLLYGTDGEPVEFTYTTTYGRTRVYQRPFEGLIPTLERNYREATSEEAREGIEQYLSALPCEVCRGARLRPEALAVTVGGKSLWDVTRLPVREALAFFTSLELTEREQLIAHQILKEVRSRLQFMVDVGLDYLTLDRSAGTLAGGEAQRIRLATQIGSQLTGVLYVLDEPSVGLHARDNRKLLSTLKRLRDLGNTVLVVEHDEETMREADYLVDLGPGAGIHGGYVVATGTPDEVAAEPRSLTGQYLAGTRRIPIPSARRRADGRWLVVRGAREHNLKGIDVRFPVGLFTCITGVSGSGKSTLAEEILYRGLAWRLGYMVGKPGLHDGIEGAQYFDKAIEIDQSPIGRTPRSNPATYTKAFDPIREMFAATPEARMRGYEPGRFSFNVRGGRCEACQGQGKVKIEMHFLPDVYVPCEVCHGTRYNTETLAVRYKGRTIAEVLEMTVEEALGFFSPIPPIREKLQTLYDVGLGYIKLGQPATELSGGEAQRVKLARELARRATGRTLYVLDEPTTGLHPEDVRKLLSVLHRLVDVGNTVVVIEHNLDVVKTADWIIDLGPEGGEEGGRVIAEGPPEAVVGVPASYTGQFLRGSLALSEVA; translated from the coding sequence ATGGACAAGCTCATCATCCGCGGCGCTCGGGAGCACAACCTGAAGGGGATCGACGTCGAGATCCCCCGGGATCGCCTCGTCGTCATCACGGGGATCTCCGGGTCGGGGAAGTCCTCGCTCGCATTCGACACGATCTACGCTGAAGGGCAGCGCCGCTACGTGGAGTCGCTCTCCGCCTACGCCCGCCAGTTCCTCGGACTGATGCAGAAGCCGGACGTGGACTTCATCGAGGGGCTGTCGCCCGCGATCGCGATTGACCAGAAGTCCCGCTCCCACAACCCCCGCTCCACCGTGGGCACGGTGACGGAGATCCACGACTACCTGCGGCTCCTGTTCGCCCGGATCGGCCACCCCCACTGCCCGCAGTGCGGGCAGCCGATCGAACGCCAGACGGCGCAGCAGATCACGGACCAGGTGATGGCCCTTCCTGAGGGGACCGCGGTTCAGATCATGGCCCCCGTGATCCAGGGCCGCAAAGGGGAGTACAAGAACCTGTTCGACGACCTGAAACGGGAGGGGTTCGTGCGGGTGCGGGTGGACGGGGCCCTGCGCACCCTCTACGAGCAAATCGAACTCGACCGCAACAAGCGCCACAACGTGGAGATCGTCCTCGACCGGATCAAGGTCACGGACAAGAAGCGTAGCCGGATCGGGGATTCGATCGAGACCGCCCTCCGCTACGGGCAGGGGCTAGCGATCGTGGAGGTGGTTGGGCAGGGGGAGCGCCTGTACTCGGAACACTTCGCGTGCACGACGTGCGGGGTGAGCCTGCCGGAGATCGAGCCCCGGCTGTTCTCGTTCAACTCGCCGTTCGGGGCCTGCCCGACCTGCGACGGCCTCGGGGTGCGGATGGTGGTGGACCCCGACCTCGTCATCGATCCCCGCCGCTCGCTCCGCGAGGGAGGGCTCCTCCCCTGGGCGAGCACCAAGTCCCGCTGGATCGCGGCGCTCCTCGATGGGGTGTGCCGCGCCTACGCGATCGACCCCAACCGACCCCTGGGGCAGCTCCCCCCGGCGAAGCTCCACGTCCTCCTCTATGGGACTGACGGGGAGCCGGTGGAGTTCACCTACACCACGACCTACGGCCGGACCCGCGTCTACCAGCGGCCGTTCGAGGGGCTGATCCCAACTCTGGAGCGTAACTACCGGGAGGCGACGTCCGAGGAAGCGCGGGAGGGCATCGAACAGTACTTGTCCGCCCTCCCGTGCGAGGTGTGCCGCGGGGCGCGGCTGCGGCCGGAGGCGCTCGCGGTGACGGTGGGGGGGAAGAGCCTGTGGGACGTGACCCGCCTCCCGGTGCGCGAAGCGCTCGCGTTCTTCACCTCGCTTGAGCTGACCGAGCGGGAGCAGCTGATCGCCCACCAGATCCTGAAGGAGGTCCGATCTCGCCTCCAGTTCATGGTGGACGTGGGGTTGGACTACCTCACCCTGGACCGGTCGGCGGGGACCCTCGCCGGGGGGGAGGCGCAGCGGATCCGGCTCGCCACCCAGATCGGCTCCCAGCTCACCGGCGTCCTGTACGTGCTCGATGAGCCCTCGGTGGGGCTCCACGCCCGGGATAACCGGAAGCTCCTCTCCACCCTGAAGCGGCTGCGGGACCTGGGGAACACGGTCCTCGTTGTCGAACACGATGAGGAGACGATGCGCGAGGCGGACTACCTCGTCGACCTCGGCCCGGGGGCGGGCATCCACGGCGGGTACGTCGTCGCCACCGGGACCCCGGACGAGGTCGCGGCCGAGCCCCGTTCCCTCACCGGCCAGTACCTGGCGGGGACGCGGCGGATCCCGATTCCGTCCGCGCGGAGGAGGGCGGATGGTCGGTGGCTCGTCGTGCGGGGGGCACGGGAGCACAACCTGAAGGGGATCGACGTCCGCTTCCCCGTGGGGCTGTTCACGTGCATCACCGGCGTCTCCGGGTCGGGGAAGTCCACCCTCGCTGAGGAGATCCTGTACCGAGGCCTCGCCTGGCGGTTGGGGTATATGGTGGGGAAACCGGGGCTTCATGACGGAATCGAGGGGGCCCAGTACTTCGACAAGGCGATCGAGATCGATCAGTCACCGATCGGGCGCACCCCGCGCTCGAACCCGGCCACGTACACCAAGGCGTTCGACCCGATCCGGGAAATGTTCGCTGCCACCCCCGAGGCGCGGATGAGGGGGTATGAGCCGGGACGGTTCTCGTTCAACGTGCGGGGAGGACGGTGCGAGGCCTGTCAGGGCCAGGGGAAGGTGAAGATCGAGATGCACTTCCTCCCCGATGTGTACGTGCCGTGCGAGGTGTGCCACGGCACGCGCTACAACACGGAGACCCTCGCCGTGCGCTACAAGGGGCGGACGATCGCGGAGGTCCTGGAGATGACGGTCGAGGAGGCCCTCGGGTTCTTCTCCCCCATCCCCCCGATCCGGGAGAAGCTCCAGACCCTGTACGATGTCGGCCTCGGCTACATCAAGCTCGGCCAGCCGGCGACCGAGCTCTCGGGGGGGGAGGCGCAGCGGGTGAAGCTCGCCCGGGAGCTGGCCCGCCGGGCCACGGGGCGCACCCTGTACGTCCTCGACGAGCCGACGACCGGCCTCCACCCCGAGGACGTGCGGAAGCTCCTCTCCGTCCTCCACCGGCTGGTGGATGTGGGGAACACGGTGGTCGTGATCGAGCACAACCTCGATGTGGTGAAGACTGCGGACTGGATCATTGACCTCGGCCCGGAGGGAGGGGAGGAAGGGGGCCGCGTGATCGCGGAGGGGCCGCCGGAAGCGGTGGTGGGGGTCCCCGCCTCGTACACAGGCCAGTTCCTGCGCGGGAGCCTCGCGCTTTCGGAGGTGGCATGA
- a CDS encoding DNA recombination protein RmuC, translating to MTGVWVAVGFLAVMVLALAVILIRRRPGSDLARELPTLRESTRLLSDQVSQLAQLVTTQLGTLSSQVSDQLASTAQLLQRQEGTLGERLTAVQGVVADVRERLGGLTETGRRLTELAQDLASLQEILRAPKARGAIGEWLLGDLLAEVLPHDRYREQYRFSTGEVVDAAIFLEGTIVPVDAKFPLSGFERLLSAATDEERKKHKRALVRDAQRHADGIAEKYIRPEEGTADFALMYVPAEGVYHELLIPEGDLDFLAWAMGKRVVPCSPNSFYSYLRSVAMGLRGMALARNVQEVFGELRAVEGLMEKMEGEMQTLGTHLRNARGKHEEIEKLVGDIQQRLTKLARQEGEG from the coding sequence ATGACCGGGGTCTGGGTTGCGGTCGGGTTCCTTGCGGTGATGGTGCTGGCGTTGGCCGTGATCCTCATCCGACGGCGGCCGGGTTCGGACCTCGCCCGCGAGCTTCCCACCCTCCGGGAGTCCACGCGGCTCCTCTCCGATCAGGTGAGCCAGCTCGCGCAGCTCGTGACGACCCAGCTGGGGACGCTCTCCTCCCAGGTCTCCGATCAGCTCGCGAGCACGGCCCAGCTCCTCCAGAGGCAGGAAGGGACCCTTGGCGAGCGGTTGACCGCGGTCCAGGGGGTGGTGGCCGACGTGCGGGAGAGGCTGGGAGGCCTCACCGAGACCGGCCGCCGCCTCACCGAGCTCGCCCAGGACCTCGCCTCCCTCCAGGAGATCCTCCGCGCCCCCAAGGCGCGGGGCGCGATCGGGGAGTGGCTCCTCGGCGATCTCCTCGCGGAGGTGCTCCCCCACGATCGGTACCGGGAACAGTACCGGTTCAGCACCGGGGAGGTGGTGGACGCCGCCATCTTCCTCGAGGGGACGATCGTCCCGGTGGACGCGAAGTTCCCCCTCTCCGGGTTCGAGCGCCTCCTCTCTGCGGCCACGGATGAGGAACGAAAGAAGCACAAGCGGGCCCTCGTGCGCGATGCTCAGAGGCACGCCGACGGGATCGCCGAGAAGTACATCCGGCCCGAGGAGGGGACGGCCGACTTCGCCCTCATGTACGTCCCCGCGGAGGGGGTGTACCACGAGCTCCTCATCCCGGAGGGGGATCTCGACTTCCTCGCTTGGGCGATGGGGAAGCGGGTCGTCCCCTGTTCCCCGAACTCGTTCTATTCCTACCTCCGATCCGTGGCGATGGGGTTGCGGGGGATGGCCCTGGCGCGCAACGTGCAAGAGGTGTTCGGCGAGCTGCGGGCGGTGGAGGGGTTGATGGAGAAGATGGAGGGAGAGATGCAGACCCTCGGCACCCACCTCCGCAACGCGCGGGGGAAACACGAGGAGATCGAGAAACTGGTCGGCGACATCCAACAACGGCTGACCAAGCTTGCTCGGCAGGAGGGTGAGGGATGA